In a genomic window of Helianthus annuus cultivar XRQ/B chromosome 10, HanXRQr2.0-SUNRISE, whole genome shotgun sequence:
- the LOC110885084 gene encoding uncharacterized protein LOC110885084 isoform X2 yields the protein MESLVENRLYGDVLHLNNHKISTLTPELQFPPFLAKSILQEKNSLTIRPPSVFQHTIVGPVLRLLDLSHTCIQSLPPSISRLRSLERFILRDCSLLIELPPEVGALKNLKLFDLEGTEIMYLPKEIGKLETLERLRVSLSAYADDHKDRHGIQHIIPRMTILKLTKLKELSISVSPEAEWWEVELLEAIMGDLCFLPDLKTLKLYLPTAKALQQFLRLERYKVPIYSSLWNYRFMTGHCEELPFSVQLDTEENFLKLEKCVKYMNGEGNTDEIAELIRDARALYLRRHWTIKKLSVFDIRKLKYCLLMECNEMQTLVDQEDFYGDKNKSTSHNEDVKILGSLQYLSINFMKKLQRISKGRIGITSLSCLTILALHTCPELTSILTECLLDNLQSLTEIIVEDCPKVNCLVNLEEGAPRSNGPFLPNLRRISLIDLPELVSVSGGVCIAPRLNTLLVFNCMKLDYLSDMEIPRDTMAIKGEIEWWDALKYGKLTWESVFVQLKRDGSLMDQLAEETNSLQHFLELQIVPSVPGQVNQNLSTDTKEDRECVEKLQIDHNVDLFNETRKSSPSYDCYIQRKPFQNESLDSSLPRKRRGCYKRKTEVSTRIVVRETYADVYHWRKYGQKEILGSKYQREYYRCSFKHTRGCRALKQVQRTTEHPPVFEVCYIGEHTCHTDLLSSCSSITTESASINTDSYFEIAKRPQLVDVNKIKSIITRDAKGIQQLKVRPSDSSTANESASVITDGHFELAQRPQMLESNNSSSITTSKSQLKIKVKGTTEDGYSWRKYGEKNILDSKYPREYYRCSYKVESGCRAQKQVQRSTEDPFVFEILYREVHTCRTDLLSSCSSITTDSSYPTFGEILDEPNAHKDLYEGFSHAGSTCGKTPAEPDAYQDEYECEYKDLYEGFSYAGSTCGKSPAEPDTFQDEYEYECFPYVIGI from the exons ATGGAGTCTTTAGTTGAGAATCGTTTGTATGGAGATGTGCTGCACTTGAACAATCACAAAATCTCTACCTTGACCCCAGAGCTTCAGTTTCCCCCCTTCTTGGCAAAGTCGATTTTGCAAGAGAAAAATAGTTTGACAATTCGACCTCCATCTGTATTTCAGCATACGATAGTCGGTCCAGTCCTTCGGTTACTAGATTTATCTCATACATGCATACAATCTTTGCCTCCATCCATTTCCAGGCTACGCTCTCTTGAAAGGTTTATCTTGCGAGACTGTTCACTTTTGATAGAATTACCACCTGAAGTTGGAGCACTTAAGAATCTCAAGTTGTTTGATCTTGAAGGAACTGAGATCATGTATCTACCAAAAGAAATTGGCAAATTAGAGACTTTGGAACGTCTAAGGGTCTCTTTGTCTGCATATGCAGATGACCATAAAGACCGACATGGCATACAGCACATAATCCCAAGGATGACAATCTTAAAGTTAACGAAGCTGAAGGAGTTAAGTATCAGTGTGAGTCCAGAAGCTGAATGGTGGGAGGTAGAACTTTTGGAAGCCATTATGGGAGatctttgtttcttaccagaccTTAAAACTCTGAAGCTCTACTTACCAACTGCTAAAGCATTGCAGCAATTCTTAAGGCTAGAAAGGTATAAGGTACCGATATATTCAAGTTTATGGAATTATAGATTCATGACCGGTCATTGTGAAGAGCTCCCATTTTCTGTGCAACTTGATACTGAAGAAAACTTCTTGAAACTGGAGAAATGTGTGAAATATATGAATGGTGAGGGAAACACCGATGAAATTGCGGAGTTAATTAGAGATGCTAGAGCTTTATACTTGCGCCGTCATTGGACTATTAAGAAGCTCTCAGTGTTTGACATAAGGAAGCTTAAATACTGTTTGTTAATGGAGTGTAATGAGATGCAAACTCTGGTCGATCAAGAGGATTTTTATGGAGACAAAAATAAATCTACAAGCCATAATGAAGATGTTAAAATACTTGGATCACTGCAATACTTGAGCATTAATTTCATGAAGAAGCTACAAAGGATTTCAAAGGGTCGAATTGGCATAACCAGTCTATCATGTTTAACTATTCTAGCTCTGCATACATGCCCGGAGCTCACTAGCATTTTAACTGAATGCTTGCTTGATAATCTGCAAAGTTTGACTGAAATTATAGTTGAAGACTGCCCCAAGGTCAACTGTCTTGTAAATTTGGAGGAGGGTGCCCCTCGGAGTAATGGTCCATTTCTCCCAAACTTAAGGAGGATATCCCTTATAGACTTACCTGAGCTAGTGAGTGTTTCTGGTGGTGTCTGCATTGCACCACGATTAAATACTTTACTTGTTTTTAATTGCATGAAACTCGACTATCTTTCCGACATGGAAATACCTAGAGATACGATGGCAATTAAGGGGGAGATTGAATGGTGGGATGCATTAAAGTATGGAAAACTAACATGGGAGAGTGTCTTTGTACAACTCAAAAGAGATGGGAGTTTGATGGATCAATTAGCAGAAGAGACAAACTCACTCCAACACTTTCTCGAGCTTCAGATTGTTCCTTCAGTTCCTG GTCAAGTAAATCAAAACTTGTCAACGGATACCAAGGAAGACAGGGAATGTGTCGAAAAGCTTCAGATTGATCACAATGTGGACTTGTTTAATGAAACCCGAAAATCGTCACCTTCTTATGATTGTTACATCCAGAGAAAGCCTTTTCAAAATGAAAGTCTTGATTCAAGTTTGCCGAG AAAGCGTCGTGGTTGTTATAAGCGCAAAACAGAAGTCAGCACAAGAATAGTGGTTCGGGAGACTTATGCTGATGTCTATCATTGGAGAAAGTATGGTCAAAAGGAAATTCTTGGTAGCAAATACCAGAG AGAATATTATAGATGTAGCTTCAAGCATACACGTGGTTGTCGTGCTCTAAAGCAGGTTCAAAGAACTACTGAGCATCCACCTGTCTTTGAAGTCTGTTACATCGGAGAGCACACCTGCCATACAGATTTACTTAGCAGTTGTTCCTCAATTACAACTGAGTCAGCTTCTATAAATACTGATAGTTATTTTGAAATTGCAAAAAGGCCCCAATTGGTGGACGTTAACAAAAT AAAGAGTATCATCACTCGAGATGCTAAGGGGATCCAACAACTAAAAGTTAGACCCAGTGATTCGTCAACCGCAAACGAGTCAGCTTCTGTAATCACAGATGGTCATTTTGAACTTGCACAAAGGCCTCAAATGTTAGAATCTAACAA CAGTTCTAGTATCACCACTTCGAAGTCCCAACTGAAAATAAAGGTTAAAGGAACAACTGAGGATGGCTATAGCTGGCGGAAATATGGTGAAAAGAACATTCTTGATTCCAAATACCCGAG AGAATATTATAGATGTAGCTACAAGGTTGAAAGTGGTTGTCGTGCTCAAAAGCAGGTTCAAAGATCTACTGAGGACCCATTTGTCTTTGAGATCTTATACAGGGAAGTGCACACCTGCCGTACAGATTTACTTAGCAGTTGTTCCTCAATTACAACTGATTCGTCTT ATCCTACATTTGGGGAAATTCTTGATGAGCCAAATGCACATAAAGATTTATATGAAGGGTTTTCACATGCAG GTTCTACGTGTGGCAAAACTCCTGCTGAGCCAGATGCATATCAAGATGAATATGAATGTGAATATAAAGATTTATATGAAGGGTTTTCATATGCAG GTTCTACATGTGGCAAAAGTCCTGCTGAGCCAGATACATTTCAagatgaatatgaatatgaatgctTTCCATATGTTATTGGCATCTGA
- the LOC110885084 gene encoding uncharacterized protein LOC110885084 isoform X1: MESLVENRLYGDVLHLNNHKISTLTPELQFPPFLAKSILQEKNSLTIRPPSVFQHTIVGPVLRLLDLSHTCIQSLPPSISRLRSLERFILRDCSLLIELPPEVGALKNLKLFDLEGTEIMYLPKEIGKLETLERLRVSLSAYADDHKDRHGIQHIIPRMTILKLTKLKELSISVSPEAEWWEVELLEAIMGDLCFLPDLKTLKLYLPTAKALQQFLRLERYKVPIYSSLWNYRFMTGHCEELPFSVQLDTEENFLKLEKCVKYMNGEGNTDEIAELIRDARALYLRRHWTIKKLSVFDIRKLKYCLLMECNEMQTLVDQEDFYGDKNKSTSHNEDVKILGSLQYLSINFMKKLQRISKGRIGITSLSCLTILALHTCPELTSILTECLLDNLQSLTEIIVEDCPKVNCLVNLEEGAPRSNGPFLPNLRRISLIDLPELVSVSGGVCIAPRLNTLLVFNCMKLDYLSDMEIPRDTMAIKGEIEWWDALKYGKLTWESVFVQLKRDGSLMDQLAEETNSLQHFLELQIVPSVPGQVNQNLSTDTKEDRECVEKLQIDHNVDLFNETRKSSPSYDCYIQRKPFQNESLDSSLPRKRRGCYKRKTEVSTRIVVRETYADVYHWRKYGQKEILGSKYQREYYRCSFKHTRGCRALKQVQRTTEHPPVFEVCYIGEHTCHTDLLSSCSSITTESASINTDSYFEIAKRPQLVDVNKIKSIITRDAKGIQQLKVRPSDSSTANESASVITDGHFELAQRPQMLESNKSFLIPMYSSSSITTSKSQLKIKVKGTTEDGYSWRKYGEKNILDSKYPREYYRCSYKVESGCRAQKQVQRSTEDPFVFEILYREVHTCRTDLLSSCSSITTDSSYPTFGEILDEPNAHKDLYEGFSHAGSTCGKTPAEPDAYQDEYECEYKDLYEGFSYAGSTCGKSPAEPDTFQDEYEYECFPYVIGI; this comes from the exons ATGGAGTCTTTAGTTGAGAATCGTTTGTATGGAGATGTGCTGCACTTGAACAATCACAAAATCTCTACCTTGACCCCAGAGCTTCAGTTTCCCCCCTTCTTGGCAAAGTCGATTTTGCAAGAGAAAAATAGTTTGACAATTCGACCTCCATCTGTATTTCAGCATACGATAGTCGGTCCAGTCCTTCGGTTACTAGATTTATCTCATACATGCATACAATCTTTGCCTCCATCCATTTCCAGGCTACGCTCTCTTGAAAGGTTTATCTTGCGAGACTGTTCACTTTTGATAGAATTACCACCTGAAGTTGGAGCACTTAAGAATCTCAAGTTGTTTGATCTTGAAGGAACTGAGATCATGTATCTACCAAAAGAAATTGGCAAATTAGAGACTTTGGAACGTCTAAGGGTCTCTTTGTCTGCATATGCAGATGACCATAAAGACCGACATGGCATACAGCACATAATCCCAAGGATGACAATCTTAAAGTTAACGAAGCTGAAGGAGTTAAGTATCAGTGTGAGTCCAGAAGCTGAATGGTGGGAGGTAGAACTTTTGGAAGCCATTATGGGAGatctttgtttcttaccagaccTTAAAACTCTGAAGCTCTACTTACCAACTGCTAAAGCATTGCAGCAATTCTTAAGGCTAGAAAGGTATAAGGTACCGATATATTCAAGTTTATGGAATTATAGATTCATGACCGGTCATTGTGAAGAGCTCCCATTTTCTGTGCAACTTGATACTGAAGAAAACTTCTTGAAACTGGAGAAATGTGTGAAATATATGAATGGTGAGGGAAACACCGATGAAATTGCGGAGTTAATTAGAGATGCTAGAGCTTTATACTTGCGCCGTCATTGGACTATTAAGAAGCTCTCAGTGTTTGACATAAGGAAGCTTAAATACTGTTTGTTAATGGAGTGTAATGAGATGCAAACTCTGGTCGATCAAGAGGATTTTTATGGAGACAAAAATAAATCTACAAGCCATAATGAAGATGTTAAAATACTTGGATCACTGCAATACTTGAGCATTAATTTCATGAAGAAGCTACAAAGGATTTCAAAGGGTCGAATTGGCATAACCAGTCTATCATGTTTAACTATTCTAGCTCTGCATACATGCCCGGAGCTCACTAGCATTTTAACTGAATGCTTGCTTGATAATCTGCAAAGTTTGACTGAAATTATAGTTGAAGACTGCCCCAAGGTCAACTGTCTTGTAAATTTGGAGGAGGGTGCCCCTCGGAGTAATGGTCCATTTCTCCCAAACTTAAGGAGGATATCCCTTATAGACTTACCTGAGCTAGTGAGTGTTTCTGGTGGTGTCTGCATTGCACCACGATTAAATACTTTACTTGTTTTTAATTGCATGAAACTCGACTATCTTTCCGACATGGAAATACCTAGAGATACGATGGCAATTAAGGGGGAGATTGAATGGTGGGATGCATTAAAGTATGGAAAACTAACATGGGAGAGTGTCTTTGTACAACTCAAAAGAGATGGGAGTTTGATGGATCAATTAGCAGAAGAGACAAACTCACTCCAACACTTTCTCGAGCTTCAGATTGTTCCTTCAGTTCCTG GTCAAGTAAATCAAAACTTGTCAACGGATACCAAGGAAGACAGGGAATGTGTCGAAAAGCTTCAGATTGATCACAATGTGGACTTGTTTAATGAAACCCGAAAATCGTCACCTTCTTATGATTGTTACATCCAGAGAAAGCCTTTTCAAAATGAAAGTCTTGATTCAAGTTTGCCGAG AAAGCGTCGTGGTTGTTATAAGCGCAAAACAGAAGTCAGCACAAGAATAGTGGTTCGGGAGACTTATGCTGATGTCTATCATTGGAGAAAGTATGGTCAAAAGGAAATTCTTGGTAGCAAATACCAGAG AGAATATTATAGATGTAGCTTCAAGCATACACGTGGTTGTCGTGCTCTAAAGCAGGTTCAAAGAACTACTGAGCATCCACCTGTCTTTGAAGTCTGTTACATCGGAGAGCACACCTGCCATACAGATTTACTTAGCAGTTGTTCCTCAATTACAACTGAGTCAGCTTCTATAAATACTGATAGTTATTTTGAAATTGCAAAAAGGCCCCAATTGGTGGACGTTAACAAAAT AAAGAGTATCATCACTCGAGATGCTAAGGGGATCCAACAACTAAAAGTTAGACCCAGTGATTCGTCAACCGCAAACGAGTCAGCTTCTGTAATCACAGATGGTCATTTTGAACTTGCACAAAGGCCTCAAATGTTAGAATCTAACAA GTCATTCTTGATTCCAATGTACAGCAGTTCTAGTATCACCACTTCGAAGTCCCAACTGAAAATAAAGGTTAAAGGAACAACTGAGGATGGCTATAGCTGGCGGAAATATGGTGAAAAGAACATTCTTGATTCCAAATACCCGAG AGAATATTATAGATGTAGCTACAAGGTTGAAAGTGGTTGTCGTGCTCAAAAGCAGGTTCAAAGATCTACTGAGGACCCATTTGTCTTTGAGATCTTATACAGGGAAGTGCACACCTGCCGTACAGATTTACTTAGCAGTTGTTCCTCAATTACAACTGATTCGTCTT ATCCTACATTTGGGGAAATTCTTGATGAGCCAAATGCACATAAAGATTTATATGAAGGGTTTTCACATGCAG GTTCTACGTGTGGCAAAACTCCTGCTGAGCCAGATGCATATCAAGATGAATATGAATGTGAATATAAAGATTTATATGAAGGGTTTTCATATGCAG GTTCTACATGTGGCAAAAGTCCTGCTGAGCCAGATACATTTCAagatgaatatgaatatgaatgctTTCCATATGTTATTGGCATCTGA
- the LOC110885084 gene encoding uncharacterized protein LOC110885084 isoform X3, which yields MESLVENRLYGDVLHLNNHKISTLTPELQFPPFLAKSILQEKNSLTIRPPSVFQHTIVGPVLRLLDLSHTCIQSLPPSISRLRSLERFILRDCSLLIELPPEVGALKNLKLFDLEGTEIMYLPKEIGKLETLERLRVSLSAYADDHKDRHGIQHIIPRMTILKLTKLKELSISVSPEAEWWEVELLEAIMGDLCFLPDLKTLKLYLPTAKALQQFLRLERYKVPIYSSLWNYRFMTGHCEELPFSVQLDTEENFLKLEKCVKYMNGEGNTDEIAELIRDARALYLRRHWTIKKLSVFDIRKLKYCLLMECNEMQTLVDQEDFYGDKNKSTSHNEDVKILGSLQYLSINFMKKLQRISKGRIGITSLSCLTILALHTCPELTSILTECLLDNLQSLTEIIVEDCPKVNCLVNLEEGAPRSNGPFLPNLRRISLIDLPELVSVSGGVCIAPRLNTLLVFNCMKLDYLSDMEIPRDTMAIKGEIEWWDALKYGKLTWESVFVQLKRDGSLMDQLAEETNSLQHFLELQIVPSVPGQVNQNLSTDTKEDRECVEKLQIDHNVDLFNETRKSSPSYDCYIQRKPFQNESLDSSLPRKRRGCYKRKTEVSTRIVVRETYADVYHWRKYGQKEILGSKYQREYYRCSFKHTRGCRALKQVQRTTEHPPVFEVCYIGEHTCHTDLLSSCSSITTESASINTDSYFEIAKRPQLVDVNKIKSIITRDAKGIQQLKVRPSDSSTANESASVITDGHFELAQRPQMLESNNSSITTSKSQLKIKVKGTTEDGYSWRKYGEKNILDSKYPREYYRCSYKVESGCRAQKQVQRSTEDPFVFEILYREVHTCRTDLLSSCSSITTDSSYPTFGEILDEPNAHKDLYEGFSHAGSTCGKTPAEPDAYQDEYECEYKDLYEGFSYAGSTCGKSPAEPDTFQDEYEYECFPYVIGI from the exons ATGGAGTCTTTAGTTGAGAATCGTTTGTATGGAGATGTGCTGCACTTGAACAATCACAAAATCTCTACCTTGACCCCAGAGCTTCAGTTTCCCCCCTTCTTGGCAAAGTCGATTTTGCAAGAGAAAAATAGTTTGACAATTCGACCTCCATCTGTATTTCAGCATACGATAGTCGGTCCAGTCCTTCGGTTACTAGATTTATCTCATACATGCATACAATCTTTGCCTCCATCCATTTCCAGGCTACGCTCTCTTGAAAGGTTTATCTTGCGAGACTGTTCACTTTTGATAGAATTACCACCTGAAGTTGGAGCACTTAAGAATCTCAAGTTGTTTGATCTTGAAGGAACTGAGATCATGTATCTACCAAAAGAAATTGGCAAATTAGAGACTTTGGAACGTCTAAGGGTCTCTTTGTCTGCATATGCAGATGACCATAAAGACCGACATGGCATACAGCACATAATCCCAAGGATGACAATCTTAAAGTTAACGAAGCTGAAGGAGTTAAGTATCAGTGTGAGTCCAGAAGCTGAATGGTGGGAGGTAGAACTTTTGGAAGCCATTATGGGAGatctttgtttcttaccagaccTTAAAACTCTGAAGCTCTACTTACCAACTGCTAAAGCATTGCAGCAATTCTTAAGGCTAGAAAGGTATAAGGTACCGATATATTCAAGTTTATGGAATTATAGATTCATGACCGGTCATTGTGAAGAGCTCCCATTTTCTGTGCAACTTGATACTGAAGAAAACTTCTTGAAACTGGAGAAATGTGTGAAATATATGAATGGTGAGGGAAACACCGATGAAATTGCGGAGTTAATTAGAGATGCTAGAGCTTTATACTTGCGCCGTCATTGGACTATTAAGAAGCTCTCAGTGTTTGACATAAGGAAGCTTAAATACTGTTTGTTAATGGAGTGTAATGAGATGCAAACTCTGGTCGATCAAGAGGATTTTTATGGAGACAAAAATAAATCTACAAGCCATAATGAAGATGTTAAAATACTTGGATCACTGCAATACTTGAGCATTAATTTCATGAAGAAGCTACAAAGGATTTCAAAGGGTCGAATTGGCATAACCAGTCTATCATGTTTAACTATTCTAGCTCTGCATACATGCCCGGAGCTCACTAGCATTTTAACTGAATGCTTGCTTGATAATCTGCAAAGTTTGACTGAAATTATAGTTGAAGACTGCCCCAAGGTCAACTGTCTTGTAAATTTGGAGGAGGGTGCCCCTCGGAGTAATGGTCCATTTCTCCCAAACTTAAGGAGGATATCCCTTATAGACTTACCTGAGCTAGTGAGTGTTTCTGGTGGTGTCTGCATTGCACCACGATTAAATACTTTACTTGTTTTTAATTGCATGAAACTCGACTATCTTTCCGACATGGAAATACCTAGAGATACGATGGCAATTAAGGGGGAGATTGAATGGTGGGATGCATTAAAGTATGGAAAACTAACATGGGAGAGTGTCTTTGTACAACTCAAAAGAGATGGGAGTTTGATGGATCAATTAGCAGAAGAGACAAACTCACTCCAACACTTTCTCGAGCTTCAGATTGTTCCTTCAGTTCCTG GTCAAGTAAATCAAAACTTGTCAACGGATACCAAGGAAGACAGGGAATGTGTCGAAAAGCTTCAGATTGATCACAATGTGGACTTGTTTAATGAAACCCGAAAATCGTCACCTTCTTATGATTGTTACATCCAGAGAAAGCCTTTTCAAAATGAAAGTCTTGATTCAAGTTTGCCGAG AAAGCGTCGTGGTTGTTATAAGCGCAAAACAGAAGTCAGCACAAGAATAGTGGTTCGGGAGACTTATGCTGATGTCTATCATTGGAGAAAGTATGGTCAAAAGGAAATTCTTGGTAGCAAATACCAGAG AGAATATTATAGATGTAGCTTCAAGCATACACGTGGTTGTCGTGCTCTAAAGCAGGTTCAAAGAACTACTGAGCATCCACCTGTCTTTGAAGTCTGTTACATCGGAGAGCACACCTGCCATACAGATTTACTTAGCAGTTGTTCCTCAATTACAACTGAGTCAGCTTCTATAAATACTGATAGTTATTTTGAAATTGCAAAAAGGCCCCAATTGGTGGACGTTAACAAAAT AAAGAGTATCATCACTCGAGATGCTAAGGGGATCCAACAACTAAAAGTTAGACCCAGTGATTCGTCAACCGCAAACGAGTCAGCTTCTGTAATCACAGATGGTCATTTTGAACTTGCACAAAGGCCTCAAATGTTAGAATCTAACAA TTCTAGTATCACCACTTCGAAGTCCCAACTGAAAATAAAGGTTAAAGGAACAACTGAGGATGGCTATAGCTGGCGGAAATATGGTGAAAAGAACATTCTTGATTCCAAATACCCGAG AGAATATTATAGATGTAGCTACAAGGTTGAAAGTGGTTGTCGTGCTCAAAAGCAGGTTCAAAGATCTACTGAGGACCCATTTGTCTTTGAGATCTTATACAGGGAAGTGCACACCTGCCGTACAGATTTACTTAGCAGTTGTTCCTCAATTACAACTGATTCGTCTT ATCCTACATTTGGGGAAATTCTTGATGAGCCAAATGCACATAAAGATTTATATGAAGGGTTTTCACATGCAG GTTCTACGTGTGGCAAAACTCCTGCTGAGCCAGATGCATATCAAGATGAATATGAATGTGAATATAAAGATTTATATGAAGGGTTTTCATATGCAG GTTCTACATGTGGCAAAAGTCCTGCTGAGCCAGATACATTTCAagatgaatatgaatatgaatgctTTCCATATGTTATTGGCATCTGA